Proteins from a single region of Spirochaetota bacterium:
- a CDS encoding ATP-binding protein: protein MWIEREISKTLKAFAQKRPAILVTGCRQSGKTSLIKHEYPELPYVTLDVPLYAEEATIAGDVFLKKFKRPLIIDEIQYAPQLLRHIKVEIDNNRKNYGQFFIIGSQKFPLMEGVSESLAGRVGIITLHTLSLKEIQNWEGAYNRELLIHYMLLGGYPEIYASGLQLFEFFDDYIVTYIERDVRQMINVKNTHYFNTFIRLLALRSGQLMSLQSLASEVGVSGHTIKSWLSILEISNIIYVLLPYYENLGKRLIKTPKIYFLDTGLLLYLLGIRSQKELLDSPLLGNIFETVCLGQIIRYYTNQGINPHIYFFRDAYGHEIDFVIPSGGKLTLIECKWLFPLDKRKEIISKIKNIIPHEKIKKIVVLSSQNEEAALEDRLFLYGCHDPDRFLSD, encoded by the coding sequence ATGTGGATTGAACGAGAAATATCAAAAACATTAAAAGCATTTGCTCAAAAAAGACCAGCAATTTTAGTTACTGGTTGCAGACAATCAGGAAAAACCAGTTTGATTAAACATGAATATCCTGAATTGCCCTATGTAACCCTTGATGTTCCATTATATGCTGAGGAAGCCACTATAGCGGGAGATGTTTTCCTGAAAAAATTTAAAAGACCTCTAATCATAGATGAAATTCAATATGCACCACAGTTACTGCGTCATATAAAAGTTGAAATTGATAATAACAGAAAAAACTACGGACAATTTTTTATAATAGGATCTCAAAAATTTCCACTCATGGAAGGTGTTTCCGAAAGCTTAGCAGGGCGAGTTGGTATTATTACATTGCATACACTCTCTCTTAAAGAAATTCAAAATTGGGAAGGAGCTTACAATCGTGAGCTTTTAATACATTATATGCTCTTAGGTGGGTATCCAGAAATTTATGCTTCTGGTTTACAACTTTTTGAATTTTTTGATGATTATATAGTAACGTATATTGAACGTGATGTGCGCCAGATGATTAATGTTAAAAATACTCACTATTTCAATACATTTATACGTTTACTGGCACTTAGATCAGGTCAGTTGATGTCATTACAATCGCTTGCTTCGGAGGTTGGGGTAAGTGGACATACAATTAAAAGCTGGTTATCCATTCTTGAAATTTCAAATATCATTTATGTCCTTTTACCATATTATGAAAATTTAGGGAAGCGGTTGATTAAAACTCCTAAAATATATTTTCTTGATACCGGGCTTTTGTTATATTTACTTGGTATCAGGTCACAAAAGGAGTTGCTGGATAGCCCTTTGTTAGGGAATATTTTTGAAACAGTATGCTTGGGCCAGATAATACGATATTATACCAATCAAGGTATTAATCCACATATATATTTTTTTAGAGATGCTTATGGTCATGAAATTGATTTCGTTATCCCTTCGGGAGGAAAACTTACTCTTATTGAGTGTAAATGGTTATTCCCATTAGATAAACGAAAAGAAATTATTTCTAAGATTAAAAATATCATCCCACACGAAAAAATAAAAAAAATTGTAGTTCTGAGTTCACAAAATGAAGAAGCTGCATTGGAAGATAGGCTTTTCCTTTATGGGTGTCATGATCCTGATAGATTTTTAAGTGATTGA
- a CDS encoding thioesterase family protein, which translates to MSTVELKIKGYHLDLFGRVSNQRFLDFLEDARWSYLDTIGLNYDEFAKRGVFLAVVNINVNFRAPSFLGDVLIIETMVDRIGNRSITVKQKLYNKKTEQIILDAEVVYVIVDLATGKSIPIDNEMRQLWLELSNKKNTH; encoded by the coding sequence ATGTCTACTGTTGAATTAAAAATTAAAGGATATCATTTAGACCTTTTTGGCCGTGTGAGCAATCAACGCTTCTTAGACTTTTTGGAGGATGCGCGGTGGAGCTATTTAGATACTATTGGCCTTAACTATGATGAATTTGCCAAACGTGGTGTATTTCTTGCAGTGGTCAATATTAATGTCAATTTTCGTGCACCTTCGTTTCTTGGTGATGTGCTGATCATTGAAACAATGGTTGATAGGATTGGCAATCGCAGTATAACAGTTAAACAAAAGCTGTACAATAAAAAAACCGAACAAATAATTCTGGATGCTGAAGTTGTATATGTTATAGTGGACCTGGCAACAGGTAAATCCATACCAATAGATAATGAAATGCGGCAACTGTGGCTGGAACTATCGAACAAAAAAAATACGCATTAA
- a CDS encoding PilZ domain-containing protein codes for MRKYIRYDKLSAEIKDAIYKYWEAAKQKKPDIALDDAMEDWFLHQFDTFMIAKYHTQGDNLRKHFRLDVEIPIRVVELLIESSKDEAEALELIGTIVNISKGGLYFISDIPLELSSIIRVVIDFRAVDNELTDIEALAMVVRHDKREDNRYGIGVMFSSIYDNGKRNLNIFILKNLSYYLYS; via the coding sequence ATGAGAAAATATATCCGCTATGATAAGCTGTCCGCAGAGATTAAAGATGCAATATATAAATATTGGGAAGCAGCAAAACAAAAAAAACCTGATATTGCATTAGATGATGCCATGGAGGACTGGTTTTTACATCAGTTTGATACTTTCATGATTGCAAAATATCACACTCAGGGCGATAACCTGCGAAAGCATTTTCGCTTAGATGTTGAAATACCAATACGGGTGGTGGAGCTTCTTATTGAATCTTCAAAAGATGAAGCTGAAGCACTGGAGCTAATAGGCACAATAGTCAATATCAGCAAGGGTGGACTTTATTTTATATCGGATATTCCGCTTGAACTTTCTTCAATCATTCGTGTAGTTATTGATTTCAGAGCGGTGGATAATGAGCTTACTGATATTGAAGCGTTGGCAATGGTTGTGCGCCATGACAAGCGCGAAGATAATAGATACGGGATTGGCGTTATGTTCAGCAGTATTTATGATAACGGCAAGCGCAATCTTAATATATTTATATTAAAGAATCTTTCGTACTACCTTTATTCCTGA